In one window of Cellulophaga sp. HaHa_2_95 DNA:
- the gmd gene encoding GDP-mannose 4,6-dehydratase, whose product MKVAFITGVTGQDGAYLSEFLLKKGYQVHGLKRRASLFNTDRIDHLYQDPHVENRNFILHYGDMTDSTNLIRLIQEIQPDEIYNLAAMSHVQVSFEVPEYTGNADGLGTLRILDAVRLLGLEKKTRIYQASTSELYGKVQEVPQSETTPFYPRSPYAVAKMYAYWITVNYREAYGMYACNGILFNHESPIRGETFVTRKITRAASRIALGLQDKIYLGNLDAKRDWGHAKDYVRMMWMILQAEEAEDWVIATGKTTPVREFVRMAFAEVGVELEFKGEGIDEKGYVKACTNPEFQLEIGKEVLAVDPKYFRPTEVDLLIGDATKANTKLGWIPEFDLQDLVKDMMKHDVKLMQKDQFLKEGGYDTFNYFE is encoded by the coding sequence ATGAAAGTAGCATTTATCACAGGAGTAACCGGACAAGATGGCGCTTACTTGAGTGAATTTTTATTGAAAAAAGGATACCAAGTACACGGTCTTAAAAGAAGAGCATCACTATTCAATACAGACAGAATAGATCATTTGTATCAAGATCCTCATGTAGAAAACCGTAATTTTATTTTACATTATGGGGATATGACGGATAGTACGAATCTTATCCGTTTAATTCAAGAAATTCAACCAGACGAAATTTACAATCTTGCGGCCATGAGTCACGTACAAGTGTCCTTTGAAGTTCCTGAGTATACAGGTAACGCAGATGGTTTAGGTACCCTTCGTATTTTAGATGCCGTACGTTTATTAGGTTTAGAAAAGAAAACACGTATTTACCAAGCTTCTACCTCAGAACTATATGGTAAAGTACAAGAAGTACCACAATCAGAAACTACACCTTTCTACCCACGTAGCCCATATGCGGTTGCCAAAATGTATGCTTACTGGATTACAGTAAACTACAGAGAAGCATACGGAATGTATGCTTGTAACGGTATTTTATTTAACCATGAATCTCCAATTAGAGGAGAAACTTTTGTAACTCGTAAGATCACACGTGCCGCTTCAAGAATTGCACTTGGTTTACAAGACAAAATATACTTAGGTAATCTTGATGCCAAAAGAGATTGGGGTCATGCAAAAGATTATGTACGTATGATGTGGATGATCTTACAAGCAGAAGAAGCAGAAGACTGGGTAATTGCAACCGGAAAAACTACACCTGTTAGAGAATTTGTACGTATGGCTTTTGCAGAAGTTGGTGTAGAATTAGAATTTAAAGGGGAAGGTATAGACGAGAAAGGATATGTTAAAGCATGTACCAATCCAGAATTTCAATTAGAAATTGGAAAAGAAGTATTAGCCGTAGATCCTAAATACTTTAGACCAACAGAAGTAGATTTATTAATTGGTGATGCTACTAAAGCAAATACTAAATTAGGTTGGATTCCAGAATTTGATTTACAAGACTTAGTAAAAGATATGATGAAGCATGATGTAAAATTAATGCAGAAAGATCAGTTCTTAAAAGAAGGTGGCTATGACACGTTCAACTATTTCGAATAA
- a CDS encoding UpxY family transcription antiterminator: MNWYVVYVQSKKEKKVADVLQQMQIEVYCPLIKEVRQWSDRKKTIESPLFKSYVFVRLHDKDRSNVFSVPGVVRYLFWLGQPAIVRDEEISTIKKWLEDDTIEEITLHKLLPGDEILIKNGLLKDKKAIIQEIGKKRMRLALPGLNIIINAKIKDVV; encoded by the coding sequence ATGAATTGGTATGTAGTCTATGTACAATCTAAAAAAGAAAAAAAAGTAGCCGATGTCTTGCAACAAATGCAGATAGAAGTGTACTGCCCTCTTATCAAAGAAGTTAGGCAATGGAGTGATCGTAAAAAAACCATTGAAAGCCCACTATTTAAATCGTATGTATTTGTGAGGCTGCATGATAAGGACCGCTCCAATGTATTTAGCGTACCGGGTGTAGTCCGTTATTTATTTTGGTTGGGGCAACCAGCTATTGTTCGCGACGAAGAAATCAGCACTATAAAAAAATGGTTAGAAGATGATACCATTGAAGAAATTACCCTCCATAAATTACTCCCAGGAGATGAAATTCTCATAAAAAACGGCCTCCTGAAAGATAAAAAAGCCATCATCCAAGAAATAGGAAAAAAAAGAATGCGTTTGGCCTTACCTGGATTAAATATTATTATCAATGCCAAAATTAAAGATGTTGTTTAA
- a CDS encoding M61 family metallopeptidase, which produces MKALLLLTILFLSISSNAQTNSYTISFENAVHHEAEITATFPKITSEIFSVRMSRTSPGRYALHEFAKNIYAVNATDGQGKSLTIKRPNPYQWDISGHDGTVNISYTLFADRADGTYSQIDETHAHLNIPATFMYAPEFSERKINVNFQPREDLNWKIATQLPLVSNTTYSADNLQYFMDSPTELSNFGMREFEVTEADGKKKNIRFVLHHNGTEAELDTYFEKIKKTVLAEKAVFGELANFDYGTYTFLACYIPNASGDGMEHRNSTILTNTRSLAEGGMEKNMGTVSHEFFHSWNVERIRPKSLEPFNFEEANMSGELWFAEGFTSYYTNLILCRAKLITDQEYVEGITGTFNYVWNSPARQFFNPIEMSYQAPFVDAATSVDPVNRENTFISYYSYGSILGLALDLSLREKGLNLDDFMKLVWTTYGKKEIPYTVKNLNESLNTYAGKEFGDAFFNAYIYNGNMPDYTILFKTVGVALSQQAAVANFGASVTINANLQGEIRRNTTIGSPAYLGGLDKGDFITKINGQALPSSTSFEDYIKTFPVGTELTIDFLRNAEPQKTTVKLASNPEYSIKLADNPSKKTLKNRTAWLNVHE; this is translated from the coding sequence ATGAAAGCACTACTTCTACTCACGATCCTTTTTCTTTCAATTAGTAGCAACGCACAAACCAACAGTTATACCATTTCTTTTGAAAATGCGGTGCACCACGAAGCAGAAATTACGGCTACATTCCCTAAAATTACTTCAGAAATTTTTAGTGTACGTATGAGTAGAACATCTCCAGGGAGGTATGCTTTGCATGAGTTTGCTAAAAATATCTATGCTGTTAATGCAACAGATGGCCAAGGAAAATCTCTGACTATAAAGCGTCCAAACCCATACCAATGGGATATTTCTGGGCATGATGGCACCGTCAACATCAGCTATACCCTATTCGCAGATCGTGCAGATGGTACCTATTCTCAGATTGATGAAACCCATGCACATTTAAATATCCCAGCTACCTTTATGTATGCCCCTGAATTTTCAGAACGTAAAATCAATGTAAATTTTCAGCCTAGAGAAGATCTAAATTGGAAGATCGCTACACAGCTACCTTTGGTTTCTAATACCACGTATAGCGCAGACAACCTTCAGTATTTTATGGATAGCCCTACGGAGTTGAGTAATTTTGGAATGCGCGAATTTGAGGTTACGGAAGCAGATGGAAAAAAGAAAAACATCCGCTTTGTACTGCATCATAACGGCACTGAAGCCGAACTAGATACCTATTTTGAGAAAATAAAAAAGACTGTCTTGGCTGAAAAAGCAGTTTTCGGGGAGCTTGCAAATTTTGATTATGGCACCTATACTTTTCTAGCGTGTTATATTCCTAATGCTTCTGGAGATGGTATGGAACACAGAAACTCTACCATTCTCACCAATACACGTAGCTTAGCTGAGGGCGGAATGGAAAAAAATATGGGAACCGTTTCTCATGAATTTTTTCATAGCTGGAATGTAGAACGTATACGACCAAAAAGCTTAGAGCCCTTTAATTTTGAAGAAGCTAATATGAGTGGCGAGTTATGGTTTGCAGAGGGGTTTACGAGCTATTACACCAACCTAATATTATGTAGAGCAAAACTAATTACAGACCAAGAATATGTAGAGGGTATAACAGGCACCTTTAATTATGTATGGAATTCTCCAGCAAGACAATTTTTTAATCCGATAGAAATGAGCTACCAAGCTCCTTTTGTAGACGCTGCTACTTCTGTAGATCCTGTAAACCGAGAAAATACATTTATATCTTATTATTCATATGGAAGTATTCTGGGACTAGCACTAGATTTATCATTAAGAGAAAAAGGCTTGAATTTAGATGATTTTATGAAACTGGTATGGACTACCTACGGAAAAAAAGAGATTCCTTATACCGTAAAAAATCTTAATGAAAGCTTGAATACCTATGCGGGGAAAGAATTTGGTGATGCTTTTTTCAATGCGTACATCTATAATGGTAATATGCCAGACTATACCATATTGTTCAAAACCGTTGGCGTTGCCTTAAGCCAACAAGCAGCTGTTGCCAATTTTGGCGCATCAGTTACTATTAATGCTAACCTACAAGGAGAAATAAGAAGAAACACCACTATTGGAAGTCCTGCGTATTTAGGCGGACTAGACAAAGGAGATTTTATAACTAAAATAAATGGACAAGCATTACCAAGCAGCACTAGTTTTGAAGACTATATAAAAACCTTTCCCGTGGGAACGGAACTAACGATAGACTTCCTTAGAAATGCGGAACCACAAAAAACAACGGTAAAGCTTGCCTCAAATCCTGAGTACAGCATAAAACTAGCCGATAATCCGTCTAAAAAAACTCTCAAAAACAGAACTGCATGGCTAAATGTTCACGAGTAA
- a CDS encoding T9SS type A sorting domain-containing protein gives MKKILFVLGCFLFSILSFSQNYHLSTNNNASLSISGCLSISPAARGAGEGFITISDINENEITSLNGIYNYSVRPYEYKVTKATCRYIEGTNRGDTKVLSGGYGIYIDPTLNSYYEKVTNGALYFEVINFNQNLELNCNTVSLDATNNIQDDDVIQWEYRFNGINGILINSQNKASLPINFENFDIDLNSNNNSLIDFRYHLKGDVYSPWKTYTIVACSPELQNTEWTDETCFNKKDGSVTLTFDGNVATGYEMRYFIYQGIPPTDPETTDLESNDPPFPNQAFADPLDIPLVAVGGGNYSGTYQGLEEGTYYIIYQEVKYKNGTATVKSGEITPQFTIDSPSQVITTGTFTAASCGNPAEIAFAASGGGTPSGDTPSGYAYQYSINNNTNWLDASNPLLITPTVNQQTVYVKALVAGSDPKCAGTELSYVIAPSTPALSIPTNPTFVPPTTDTSTDGSIRIEIENGSPGFTYILNKLNSATNTFVPVQNVTSSLTTVDFLAIDVGTYSITVTDADGCPQTSENIVVNKETIPLITNNPITEITCFNSANGSVSANISGFNTNYKYQWISNGIASAILTESAPIQSLSNLNTGGTYTLRVASGRLSDAAFSVATNYNEVSFTLATPALVTINNALPNNTNCNGSTDGSIVLDVSGGTTYEYALGNTPTDWLPLSSNTINNLSAGSYIVTIRNENGCESQPSSSIFIDEPNLLEVTEVANSRQDATTNGGNDGAIFIAITGGVAPYTFDWTGPNGYASTAQNLNTLSTGDYYLTLTDANLCTQNLGPIFINEPGPLAITSLDPTHVLCKGEDSGSITALVTGLPPFNYEWSKDGDPSFTAPNQATINGLSIGIYNLVLSDATGDPSVTQSVTITEPAEILSATVTTKAVSCFNGADGEITIITTGGTAPYQYNFDTGLGFQNSSTLGNLAMGTFPNIIVQDANGCTYTLAAIFVNQATEINIATDQVLNISEAGETDGAIYTTTTGGNLPYAYAWSGPDGYSANTKDITGLNLGLYTLTVTDANNCSEDKLFNITEPGELIVDVQLTIFLNCNAETTGEITADVQGGVLNYTYEWHQIINGNDITLSETSPILGDLPAGSFYLIVTDANAISRTSSTVIITEPEELVATLNTKIDVLCSGEATGSIDVAIIGGTAPYTFYWNNTLSTQNLDALPAGDYYFDVIDANGCSDQLEITIEAPLNPLTISTETVVDASQYQGTDGSISIELSGGAPAYTIAWTKVSDNTFISAENSINNLTAGDYQVLVTDTNGCSLTEVFTVKQPDIIEETIVAPICAGGTDGSISLIVNKGNGAFTFSWNTGATTANIDNLSAGEYTVLITGFDAPISRTYVVEDPLPIQVNLGDDRVLCDGQVLTLDASVENLDATYLWTADNGFSSTEAIVTLSERGNYTLNISTATGCTVTGTITIDVSDEEISAELAASSQVFVGESLILVDISYPLPESMEWIIPDNATVITSTSDEAEITFDTPGEYEVGIITQRGPCTEIQTKKVLVLNNDPTVGAVDTENGQKLVEDFILYPNPTSGVFNAQITMSEVGAISIKVFSFANNNQIAIVKEKGKATYDIPFDISIMPAGVYAVLLETPYGTSLRKIIIK, from the coding sequence ATGAAAAAGATTTTATTCGTTTTAGGTTGTTTTTTGTTTTCCATTTTATCATTTAGCCAAAACTACCATTTATCAACAAATAATAATGCTAGTTTGAGTATTTCTGGTTGCTTGAGTATTAGTCCGGCCGCACGTGGAGCTGGTGAAGGGTTTATTACTATAAGCGATATAAATGAAAATGAGATTACCTCTTTAAATGGAATTTACAATTATAGCGTAAGGCCTTACGAATATAAAGTTACTAAAGCAACTTGTAGATATATAGAAGGAACGAATAGAGGAGATACTAAGGTATTGAGCGGAGGTTATGGTATTTACATTGACCCAACATTAAATTCATATTATGAGAAAGTAACAAATGGAGCACTCTACTTTGAAGTCATAAACTTTAATCAAAATCTTGAATTAAATTGCAATACCGTAAGTCTTGATGCAACTAATAATATACAAGATGATGACGTAATTCAATGGGAATATAGATTTAACGGAATCAATGGAATACTCATAAACTCTCAAAACAAAGCAAGTTTACCAATAAATTTTGAAAATTTTGATATTGATTTAAATTCTAATAATAATTCTCTAATTGATTTCAGATATCATTTAAAGGGAGATGTTTATTCACCTTGGAAAACATATACAATTGTAGCCTGCTCCCCAGAACTACAAAATACAGAGTGGACAGACGAAACTTGTTTTAACAAAAAAGATGGTAGTGTAACCCTTACATTTGATGGAAATGTTGCAACTGGCTACGAAATGCGGTATTTTATTTATCAAGGAATACCACCTACAGATCCAGAAACAACCGATTTAGAAAGCAACGATCCTCCTTTTCCAAATCAAGCTTTTGCCGACCCATTAGATATACCACTTGTAGCTGTAGGCGGAGGAAATTACAGTGGCACCTATCAAGGTTTAGAAGAAGGAACCTACTACATCATCTATCAAGAAGTGAAATATAAAAACGGAACAGCTACAGTAAAAAGTGGAGAAATAACACCGCAATTCACTATTGATAGTCCAAGCCAAGTAATAACGACTGGTACTTTTACTGCTGCAAGTTGCGGTAATCCAGCAGAAATTGCATTTGCTGCCTCAGGCGGTGGTACGCCTAGCGGTGACACTCCTAGTGGCTATGCTTATCAATACAGCATAAATAATAATACAAATTGGTTAGATGCATCAAATCCTTTATTAATTACACCGACTGTAAACCAACAAACCGTTTATGTGAAAGCCCTTGTCGCGGGGAGTGATCCAAAATGTGCTGGCACAGAATTATCCTATGTAATTGCCCCAAGCACACCAGCACTTTCTATACCTACCAACCCCACATTTGTTCCTCCTACGACGGATACCAGTACTGACGGTTCTATTCGAATAGAAATTGAAAATGGCTCACCTGGCTTTACCTATATTCTTAATAAATTGAATAGTGCAACGAATACTTTTGTACCTGTTCAAAACGTTACGAGTTCGCTTACTACAGTAGACTTCTTAGCAATTGATGTTGGTACCTATAGCATTACCGTAACGGATGCGGATGGCTGCCCACAAACTTCAGAAAACATTGTGGTAAACAAAGAAACTATCCCACTTATCACCAATAATCCTATTACTGAAATAACTTGTTTTAATAGCGCTAATGGTAGTGTAAGTGCAAATATTTCCGGATTTAACACCAATTATAAATACCAATGGATCAGTAATGGTATCGCTTCCGCAATTTTAACAGAGTCCGCTCCTATACAGTCCCTTTCCAATTTGAATACTGGAGGAACCTACACACTTCGCGTAGCTTCTGGCAGACTTTCTGACGCAGCCTTTTCTGTGGCAACAAACTATAATGAGGTAAGTTTTACACTTGCTACCCCTGCACTAGTAACTATTAATAATGCGCTCCCAAATAATACAAACTGTAATGGTAGTACTGACGGGTCTATTGTTCTAGACGTTTCCGGAGGAACAACATATGAATACGCTTTAGGAAATACACCTACAGATTGGCTGCCTTTGAGCAGCAATACCATCAATAATTTAAGTGCCGGAAGCTATATCGTTACTATTAGAAATGAGAATGGGTGCGAATCACAACCTTCCTCTTCTATTTTCATTGATGAACCTAATCTTTTAGAAGTTACTGAAGTTGCGAATAGTAGGCAAGATGCTACAACTAATGGAGGGAATGATGGAGCAATCTTCATTGCTATTACTGGCGGTGTAGCACCCTATACCTTTGATTGGACTGGTCCAAACGGCTATGCTTCAACAGCGCAAAATCTTAATACCTTAAGTACGGGCGACTATTATCTTACGCTAACCGATGCCAATTTATGTACCCAAAATTTAGGCCCTATATTTATTAACGAACCAGGTCCATTAGCCATCACCTCCCTCGACCCTACTCATGTGCTATGTAAAGGCGAAGATTCTGGAAGTATTACCGCCTTAGTAACTGGTCTCCCTCCTTTTAATTATGAGTGGAGTAAGGATGGAGACCCTAGTTTTACGGCTCCTAATCAGGCTACTATCAACGGATTATCCATAGGTATCTATAATCTTGTATTATCGGATGCTACCGGAGACCCTTCCGTAACGCAATCAGTAACAATTACAGAGCCTGCTGAGATTTTATCAGCAACTGTGACTACAAAAGCTGTTTCTTGTTTTAATGGAGCAGATGGAGAAATTACAATTATAACTACTGGGGGCACCGCACCCTATCAATATAATTTTGACACCGGTTTAGGGTTTCAAAATAGTTCAACTCTTGGAAATCTTGCTATGGGAACCTTTCCAAATATTATCGTACAAGATGCTAATGGATGTACCTATACCCTAGCAGCTATTTTTGTTAATCAAGCAACAGAAATAAATATTGCTACAGATCAAGTATTAAATATCTCTGAAGCTGGAGAAACCGATGGCGCCATTTACACCACTACAACCGGTGGGAATCTACCTTATGCCTACGCTTGGTCAGGACCTGACGGTTATTCCGCTAATACTAAAGATATAACAGGACTAAATTTAGGGCTTTACACGCTTACAGTTACTGATGCCAATAATTGTTCTGAAGATAAATTATTTAATATCACGGAACCAGGCGAACTAATTGTTGATGTGCAGCTAACAATTTTCTTAAACTGTAATGCCGAAACTACGGGGGAAATTACTGCCGATGTACAAGGAGGTGTTCTTAACTATACTTATGAATGGCACCAAATAATTAATGGAAATGATATCACCCTAAGTGAGACTTCACCTATTTTGGGCGATTTACCTGCTGGTAGTTTCTATTTGATAGTCACAGATGCGAATGCTATATCTAGAACCTCATCAACAGTTATTATTACAGAACCAGAGGAATTGGTAGCTACATTAAATACTAAAATTGATGTGCTATGCAGTGGCGAAGCTACAGGAAGTATTGACGTAGCTATAATTGGTGGTACTGCTCCATATACCTTCTATTGGAATAATACATTAAGCACACAAAATCTAGATGCACTACCTGCGGGCGACTATTATTTTGATGTTATTGATGCCAATGGATGTTCTGACCAACTAGAAATTACTATTGAAGCTCCATTAAATCCGTTAACCATCAGCACAGAAACGGTTGTAGATGCTTCTCAATATCAAGGTACAGATGGAAGTATTTCTATTGAATTGTCTGGTGGTGCTCCTGCTTATACGATAGCATGGACTAAAGTTTCTGACAACACCTTTATAAGCGCTGAAAATAGTATAAATAATTTAACTGCTGGTGATTATCAAGTACTCGTGACAGATACTAACGGTTGTTCCTTAACAGAAGTATTCACTGTTAAACAACCTGACATTATCGAAGAAACTATTGTCGCACCTATTTGTGCAGGTGGTACGGATGGAAGCATTAGCCTTATCGTAAATAAAGGCAATGGTGCTTTTACATTTAGTTGGAATACTGGAGCAACTACTGCTAATATTGATAATTTAAGTGCAGGAGAATATACGGTATTGATTACTGGTTTCGATGCACCTATTTCTAGAACGTACGTGGTTGAAGATCCATTACCTATTCAAGTAAATCTAGGAGATGATAGGGTACTCTGTGATGGTCAAGTTTTAACTCTTGATGCTAGCGTAGAAAATCTGGATGCTACTTATCTATGGACAGCAGATAACGGCTTCTCGAGTACAGAAGCTATCGTCACTCTATCTGAACGAGGAAATTACACCCTAAATATTTCAACGGCTACTGGTTGTACCGTAACAGGAACGATTACTATTGATGTGAGCGATGAAGAAATAAGTGCAGAATTAGCGGCATCGTCTCAAGTATTCGTGGGAGAATCCTTGATATTAGTAGATATTAGCTACCCACTTCCTGAATCTATGGAATGGATAATCCCTGATAACGCAACGGTAATAACCAGTACTTCTGATGAAGCAGAAATTACTTTTGATACACCCGGAGAATATGAGGTAGGAATTATTACCCAAAGAGGTCCGTGTACAGAAATTCAAACTAAAAAAGTATTGGTGCTCAATAATGATCCAACGGTGGGTGCTGTGGATACTGAAAACGGACAAAAACTTGTAGAAGATTTTATCCTGTACCCTAACCCAACCTCTGGAGTATTTAACGCTCAAATTACGATGAGTGAAGTTGGCGCCATTAGCATTAAAGTATTCAGTTTTGCTAATAACAATCAAATAGCTATTGTCAAAGAAAAAGGAAAAGCTACGTATGATATCCCTTTTGATATTTCAATCATGCCTGCAGGCGTGTATGCTGTACTGCTAGAAACACCTTATGGAACATCCCTAAGGAAAATAATTATCAAATAA
- a CDS encoding fibronectin type III domain-containing protein, with translation MKYLLILFGLVSSMLQAQENPSVQVISRNQQDRVLLRWAVDQPQAWKEANTLGFLIERSTISRNGEAVVPIEKSMLVTVPLKPQPLEAWETLATQDQNAAILAQALYGDRFETSSPGEGLGAIYAVNEELEQRFTFGLLAAEQNYEAAKLAGWAFEDTTAKKGEQYVYTISVAQTLEGTPIIENGTVYSSLDDFEPLPKPIGFFGLFEDNHANLSWNFNLLQELYTNYSIERSEDNSVFEQLNAAPIFSVQESNGPNGTSLSYTDSIPNNKTFYYRIKGKTAFGETSPPSDVVSGKAQENLAFSPRITRKEIPTDSTATLFWEFDQKGNDLITGFEVHRANSDNGPFEVVKKNISTTARTTTISGLKRVNYFTVVALGKNGVRSESFATMIQPIDSTPPLPPMGLSAALDTTGILRLSWNKNAEEDLKGYRIFTANNPDVEFNEITSKTHLSEIFIDTIPINNLNKKIYFKIKAEDFRYNQSKFSEILMVDKPDVSPPSPPFFKRYSSSTDGIALQWTPSSSTDVNSHIIYRKNNAKTDALWEQITEIKSALDSTYTDHSLPATGSYSYTIIAKDNVGLESSVTEALTLLWNGKEIQEEDMKFSGIVDRELRFINLSWKMKDMPIIEYRLYRGTTKDDLKLYKVIDGSSNGYNDTSLEINTEYWYGLQAILNGGRTSPIKEINLKY, from the coding sequence GTGAAGTACCTATTAATACTATTCGGATTAGTTTCCTCTATGTTACAGGCACAAGAGAACCCTAGCGTGCAAGTAATTTCGCGAAACCAGCAAGACCGGGTGTTACTAAGATGGGCGGTAGACCAACCACAAGCATGGAAAGAAGCTAATACACTCGGCTTTTTAATTGAGCGAAGTACTATTTCTAGAAATGGCGAAGCTGTTGTTCCTATTGAGAAAAGCATGCTGGTTACCGTTCCATTAAAACCTCAACCTTTAGAAGCATGGGAAACACTTGCTACGCAAGACCAAAATGCTGCTATTCTTGCTCAAGCCCTCTACGGAGATCGTTTTGAAACCTCATCTCCTGGAGAAGGACTTGGTGCTATTTATGCTGTAAATGAAGAACTAGAGCAACGTTTTACGTTTGGTTTATTGGCTGCGGAGCAGAATTATGAAGCCGCAAAATTAGCAGGTTGGGCATTTGAAGATACTACTGCAAAAAAAGGAGAGCAGTATGTTTATACCATTTCGGTTGCACAAACTTTGGAGGGTACCCCTATTATAGAAAACGGAACAGTTTATAGTAGCCTAGATGATTTTGAGCCGCTTCCAAAACCTATAGGCTTTTTTGGTCTTTTTGAGGATAATCATGCCAATTTAAGCTGGAATTTTAATTTACTGCAAGAGTTGTATACCAATTACAGCATTGAACGATCAGAAGACAATTCTGTATTTGAACAGCTCAATGCTGCACCTATTTTTAGCGTACAAGAATCTAATGGTCCAAATGGCACCTCGCTATCCTACACGGATTCTATTCCAAACAATAAAACATTTTACTACCGCATAAAAGGAAAAACAGCCTTCGGAGAAACGAGTCCACCTTCAGATGTGGTTTCAGGTAAAGCACAAGAAAACTTAGCTTTTTCTCCAAGAATTACCCGAAAAGAAATCCCGACGGATTCCACAGCAACCCTCTTTTGGGAATTTGATCAAAAAGGAAATGATTTAATTACTGGTTTTGAGGTGCACCGCGCTAACTCTGACAATGGACCTTTTGAAGTCGTAAAAAAGAATATTTCTACTACAGCTCGGACAACAACAATTAGTGGTTTAAAGAGAGTAAATTATTTTACGGTGGTTGCTTTAGGAAAAAACGGAGTCAGGAGCGAATCTTTTGCTACTATGATTCAGCCGATAGATTCTACTCCCCCACTACCTCCAATGGGATTAAGTGCTGCTTTAGACACAACAGGTATTTTACGCCTTAGTTGGAACAAAAATGCTGAAGAAGATTTAAAAGGATATCGAATATTCACAGCTAATAATCCAGATGTGGAATTCAATGAAATAACTTCAAAAACACATTTATCAGAAATATTTATAGACACCATTCCAATAAATAACTTAAATAAGAAAATCTATTTTAAAATCAAGGCCGAAGATTTCAGATACAATCAATCAAAATTTTCAGAAATATTAATGGTGGACAAGCCAGATGTAAGTCCACCTTCCCCTCCTTTTTTCAAAAGATATAGCAGTAGCACTGATGGGATTGCACTTCAATGGACACCAAGTAGCAGTACCGATGTGAATTCTCACATAATTTACAGGAAAAATAACGCAAAAACTGATGCTCTATGGGAACAAATTACAGAAATAAAATCAGCCCTAGACAGCACATATACTGATCATTCGTTACCAGCTACTGGCTCTTATTCTTACACCATTATAGCCAAAGACAATGTTGGTTTGGAAAGTTCCGTTACCGAGGCCTTGACCTTGCTTTGGAATGGAAAAGAAATACAAGAAGAGGATATGAAATTCTCTGGAATTGTAGACCGTGAATTACGTTTTATCAATCTTTCGTGGAAAATGAAGGATATGCCTATCATTGAGTATCGTTTATACCGTGGAACCACTAAAGACGATTTGAAATTGTATAAGGTGATTGATGGTTCATCCAATGGCTATAACGATACTAGTTTAGAGATTAATACGGAGTACTGGTATGGACTACAAGCTATATTGAATGGAGGAAGGACTAGTCCTATCAAAGAAATTAATTTAAAATATTAA